The Candidatus Goldiibacteriota bacterium nucleotide sequence TTCCGGTACATGCCTGTGAGAGCGGCCCGTATTATAAGGGTAAATGTTTTCGTTAACGTTAAGAAATATATTTTTAGGCGTGGGCTTTATTCCGGAACCCGATACGCCGGATTTGGAATCGGCTATTATATCCGAAATTTCATACTTATTTAAAGCCGGCGCAATCCCGAATATAAGGGAAGAAGCGTAACAGCCGGGATTGGCCACCACGTCCGCTTTTTTAATTTTCTCCCTGTAAAATTCCGGCAGACCGTACACGGCTTTCTTTAAAAGCGCCGGGTATTTGTGCGCGTGCTTATACCACTTTTCATATATCTTTACATCCTGAATCCTGTAGTCAGCGCTTAAATCCACGACTTTTTTCTTTTTATCATACGCTTCTTTTACAAATTCCATGGCTTCGGTATGGGGCAGACAGACAAAGACAACGTCTGTTTTTTCAAACACGGATTTATCCGATGGGTCAACAAAAGACAAATTTATAAGCCCGTTAACTTCCGGGAACGCGTCTGCAACTTTCACGCCGGCGCTTCCGCGCGATGTAACACAATTTATCTTTACAAAAGGGTGTTTTACAAGAATTTTTATAAGTTCGCGGCCGGTCATCCCGGTTCCGCCTATTATCGCCGCTTTAATCATAAACGCCTCCGTTATTTACAACTTACAGGTAAC carries:
- a CDS encoding N-acetyl-gamma-glutamyl-phosphate reductase — protein: MIKAAIIGGTGMTGRELIKILVKHPFVKINCVTSRGSAGVKVADAFPEVNGLINLSFVDPSDKSVFEKTDVVFVCLPHTEAMEFVKEAYDKKKKVVDLSADYRIQDVKIYEKWYKHAHKYPALLKKAVYGLPEFYREKIKKADVVANPGCYASSLIFGIAPALNKYEISDIIADSKSGVSGSGIKPTPKNIFLNVNENIYPYNTGRSHRHVPEVEEALYLKLKKKTKIFFAPQVIAAERGILSNIYIKTKKKVGPDDVKKLYQAFYKNEPFIRIVDSVSLHQVQNTNFCDIAISGVKEMNLLLISTVLDNMVKGASGQAVQNMNLMFGLNEQEGLK